One genomic window of Leishmania major strain Friedlin complete genome, chromosome 15 includes the following:
- a CDS encoding putative protein phosphatase 2A regulatory subunit, giving the protein MNSGSSTPHEDAFATSESSLSSSSTEPTRFQPLLVSPSSTPSTFASLYPDPELSAQPLRATSLGGASAVAVNASLNGVPGGGSGGSSSPSTSPNSAAASGNPRRSLNAAFTLSPRTESDVEVAVEYDDDASSVCFDLDRHDPPIKQHYNLGSLEERRTFVTEGCVAAAQQMSTQRILDHLLPALLTAFEADDYGESFDDCAPCIARALPQIVACMETRTTANLTYFMGLIMALCCSAEGLVAKAITTSLQAIFEMVEDAVLLELFLPFVLTMRVSFWSVPRVVAAGLLGYLAIRPAVLQASGLSVTDMFNYYAECSSDASAMVRAAVVMSLHDWVRVAAVHRLTLAEMPLPLLKSLATDDLSDTVRYLLIEEVVKLAQMIGPKSTSKYLLSTFVGAYMDPSWRVRYTAANRLGAMAALVLNADDLEVVLETLARDEEPETRAAVARQLELMVQHCSSEVVQHSCVPVAVALSQDADPVVRRSAARHYHCFIFGSEEVVRTMCKALQALMQDAVFSVQENAIESLGDLVPALEGSRQAAVQHVALGSAGGGSGAAHWSSNSSRGSASRRQQASTSASAHSRGSCYKSPHLSSRLVSGAAAGSGPAGAGEANVALTRKRADAIVRSFMTEVLNLGESRNWRIRNAVVRIVHHFCKVLSPDQFRPLTKMLFIALHDPVSTVRSQAVRTLKEVAAAYGGEWAAQTATELLQSDTLAPTRAVSYMWRVVMIQCLEVLLPAVSELSPREVRRQQLLATTLPLLRDYVTDRVPNVRLAVAHALPCWYSWFDVTETERAAYNAALKQLQQDADIDVLNASHKIPYNSGSSNNVAGGEAR; this is encoded by the coding sequence AtgaacagcggcagcagcacaccgcACGAGGACGCATTCGCCACCTCGGAATCTTCTTTGTCTTCCTCTTCGACGGAGCCGACAAGGTTCCAGCCACTGCTGGTATCACCTTCATCAACGCCGTCGACGTTCGCATCGCTGTACCCAGACCCAGAGCTGTCCGCGCAGCCGTTACGCGCCACCAGCCTCGGTGGTGCGagtgccgtcgccgtcaacGCGAGTCTGAACGGCGTGCCTGGCGGTGGTAGCGGAGGCTCCTCCTCTCCTAGTACGTCACCCAATAgtgcagccgccagcggcaaCCCGCGACGCTCGCTGAACGCCGCCTTCACGCTCAGCCCGCGCACCGAGAGCGACGTGGAGGTGGCCGTAGAgtacgacgacgacgcgtcAAGCGTGTGCTTCGACCTGGACCGACATGACCCACCCATCAAGCAGCACTACAACCTCGGCAGCTTGGAGGAGCGGCGCACCTTTGTCACGGAGGGCTgtgtcgcggcggcgcagcaaaTGTCCACACAGCGCATCCTCGACCACCTgttgccggcgctgctcacgGCATTCGAGGCGGACGACTACGGTGAGTCCTTCGACGACTGCGCCCCGTGCATCGCGCGTGCACTGCCGCAGATTGTGGCATGCATGGAGACACGCACCACGGCCAACCTCACCTACTTCATGGGCCTCATCATGGCGCTGTGCTGCTCCGCGGAGGGGCTCGTCGCCAAGGCAATCACGACCTCCCTGCAGGCCATCTTCGAGATGGTCGAGGACGCTGTGCTACTCGAACTGTTCCTGCCCTTTGTACTGACAATGCGCGTATCCTTCTGGAGTGTGCCGCGCGTCGTGGCAGCCGGGCTGCTCGGCTACCTCGCTATACGGCCGGCCGTGCTGCAGGCAAGCGGGCTGAGCGTGACGGACATGTTCAACTACTACGCggagtgcagcagcgacgcctcgGCGATGGTCCGCGCGGCCGTCGTCATGTCCCTGCACGACTGGGTGCGTGTCGCGGCCGTGCATCGGCTCACGCTGGCCgagatgccgctgccgctgctgaagagCCTGGCCACGGACGACCTCAGCGACACTGTCCGCTACCTTTTGATCGAAGAGGTGGTGAAGCTGGCGCAGATGATCGGGCCCAAGTCCACGTCCAAGTACCTGCTCAGCACCTTCGTCGGCGCGTACATGGACCCGAGCTGGCGTGTGCGCTACACGGCGGCAAATCGACTTGGCGCGATGGCAGCGTTGGTGCTGAACGCCGACGACTTGGAGGTGGTTCTAGAGACACTCGCGCGTGACGAGGAGCCGGAGACGCGCGCGGCTGTGGCACGGCAGCTGGAGTTGATGGtgcagcactgcagcagcgaggtTGTCCAGCACTCCTGTGTCCCTGTTGCCGTGGCCCTGTCCCAGGATGCCGATCCAGTCGTGCGTCGCAGCGCGGCTCGCCATTATCACTGCTTTATATTTGGCAGTGAAGAAGTGGTGCGCACCATGTGCAAGGCGCTTCAGGCACTGATGCAAGACGCCGTCTTCTCTGTGCAAGAGAACGCTATAGAGAGTCTGGGCGATCTGGTGCCGGCGCTTGAGGGAAGCAGGCAGGCAGCAGTGCAGCATGTGGCACTAGGTAGTGCCGGAGGCGGTAGCGGAGCGGCGCACTGGTCGTCTAACTCATCTCGCGGCTCTgcctcgcggcggcagcaggctTCGACGTCGGCCTCTGCGCACAGCCGTGGTAGCTGCTACAAATCGCCACACCTCTCCTCGCGACTCGTCAGTGGTGCGGCGGCCGGTAGTGGGCCAGCCGGTGCGGGGGAAGCGAACGTTGCCCTCACACGGAAGCGTGCCGACGCGATTGTGCGCTCCTTCATGACGGAGGTGCTGAACCTCGGCGAGTCGCGTAACTGGCGCATCCGCAACGCGGTGGTGCGTATCGTGCACCACTTCTGCAAAGTCCTCAGCCCTGACCAGTTCCGTCCCCTCACCAAGATGCTCTTCATCGCCCTGCACGACCCCGTCAGCACCGTCCGCTCGCAGGCGGTACGCACGCTGAAGGAAGTCGCGGCAGCCTACGGTGGCGAGTGGGCTGCTCAGACGGCAACGGAGCTGCTACAGTCTGATACGCTTGCCCCGACGCGCGCTGTGAGCTACATGTGGCGGGTTGTAATGATCCAGTGTCTGGAGGTGTTGTTGCCGGCAGTGAGCGAGCTCAGCCCGCGCGAGgtgcggcgacagcagctactcgcgacgacgctgccgctgctacgCGACTATGTCACCGACCGCGTGCCGAATGTGCgcctcgcggtggcgcacgcgctgccctGCTGGTACTCCTGGTTCGACGTAACAGAGACGGAGCGGGCGGCGTACAATGCGGCACTCAAACAACTGCAGCAGGACGCGGACATCGACGTCCTCAACGCCTCGCACAAAATCCCGtacaacagcggcagcagcaacaacgtcGCGGGCGGTGAGGCGCGCTGA
- a CDS encoding calmodulin-like protein encodes MATPEAATAAAAAAASPAASNFSVPLEWSSTWNLFDERHTGSVSHIDLKHILRSLGRRYTEAELNDLLRPLPNPASYDAFIKLMQQPYTGPTEEDLVTALRAFDVGDSGRLKLSELITLLTTLGEKMPEADVRQLLAEVPTDEKGRVRIDELATYLCTPVPTTTPDIIELQRQLGQAQSTVGAPVTKSI; translated from the coding sequence ATGGCCACACCGGAAGCAgcgaccgccgcagctgcagctgcagcttcgCCGGCGGCCAGCAACTTCTCAGTGCCACTAGAGTGGAGCTCGACGTGGAACCTCTTCGACGAGCGGCACACTGGGTCGGTGTCGCACATTGACCTCAAGCACATCCTGCGCAGCCTCGGGCGCCGCTacacggaggcggagctcAACGATCTCCTACGGCCCTTGCCCAACCCCGCCTCGTACGACGCATTCATTAAGCTGATGCAGCAGCCGTACACGGGGCCGACCGAGGAAGACCTCGTGACAGCGCTGCGCGCCTTCGACGTCGGAGACTCGGGCCGGCTGAAGCTCTCTGAACTCATTACTCTCCTCACGACGCTGGGGGAGAAGATGCCGGAGGCCGACGTGCGGCAGCTACTCGCCGAGGTGCCGACAGATGAGAAGGGACGGGTGCGCATCGACGAGCTGGCGACGTACCTGTGCACCCCCGTGCCGACCACGACGCCCGACATCATAGAGCTGCAGAGGCAGCTGGGGCAGGCGCAATCAACAGTTGGCGCACCCGTGACCAAGAGCATCTAA